In Danio aesculapii unplaced genomic scaffold, fDanAes4.1, whole genome shotgun sequence, the genomic window CTCGGTGCAGTAGCCCACACTGGCCATTAGCTGCTCCAGAAGCTTCCCATCCTCCACCTCTGCATGGGTGCCAGTGGCGTAAACGGTTGCCCCCTCGCGGACCACCACCGGGGTGTTTGTCATACAGCGAATGACTTTAGGTGCTGAACGGTACTGCAGCAGTTTCTGCAAGATCAATCAAAGGTCATGACTATTTTCATGCGGCTCCATGGAGTATTACCAAACCAGAAAATGCTAAAAAGGTGAACCCAATCATTTTTTCTGCAAGCATGAGGAAAAGCGTGACATTCTGATTTCATCAGGCAGAACATTTAATACTTGCGTATAATAAAAGACAGAAAGCAGCAGTCTGACCTTCTCAATGGAGCTGATGGTCACTCCTGCAGCACAGGAGATGATGAGGTGGCGGTCTTTAATGTCTGGCCCGATCTCGTCCAGGACAAAGGGAATGATATGAGGTTTGACCGCCAGGAAGAGGACGTCACTCTTGCTCACAGTCTCTTTATTACTGGTGGTGAAGTATGCTCCCATTTTCTGAGGTACAGAGAAAGTGTGTTTATAAAGCTGCCTAAAACACAGTCAACTCTGACGTGTCAAACACTCACTCTCAGCCCGATGACTGTCGGCAGGTCAGTGTCTGGAGAACTCGCAGTTATCCTGTGTGTGGCGATCACACCTGATGGACAGAAGAGACTAATGTAAACACTGCATTACAGATTTcatgttaaaggggacctattatacaaaaatcacttttataaagtgtTTATACACAGTTATTtgtcaacagtgtgtgaatataaccagcctcaaaagctaaacatttattaattttatttttttataaccacacttcataaaaacagtctgcagaaacacttttacaattgtacgtgtcatcagaaggggGAAGTCCCACCCATTAATGACaatctctccttcattagcatagacagccctgagtgagaagcagctatCTGCCACTATGCAGAGGCGTAGGTGTTTATAGCTCCGTCTAATTTTAAAAAGAGTACAACCTCATATGAATTTAAAGTTACAGtaaccaaaacagcacaattgaTTCAAAGCCTAAAAATGGCAGTTTCAATTTATTAGTTATGATGTTCTATGCTATAAATTGGTCTTGTGTCATAAGTCGATATGAATGCACCTTATGAGCATGCATTTGGAAGCCACCAGATGTTAGTGGACTGggtttagaattttaaaattagaaatatatatatatatatatatatatatatatatatatatatatatatatatatatatatatatatatatatatatatatacacacacacacacacacacacaatcaaatagCTATTAACCTCTTCtctttggtggggccagtgaaaattttggcagggcaagtaaaaatcaaAACCActggccagtagaaaaaaatccttagcgttgaaccctgtgTAAACACCTTTTCTTCTGCTGTAAAGTTAgccatttttaatttaagtttcagttacttccgtatttgcttcacgagggagagagcgaggttgccgcttgcttctatcattgaattgatggattttgtgcttgtttttgtatgattttttgaggatgacaagcttaaagggcaggccctgtcacatttctataagtgaaaatgtacgtttctggtagaacgTCCCATAAAGTTATTTCATGTTTCTGAAATTTTTTTCATGAATTCCTAAGATGTCACACATCAATTGGAAACTTATTTATTCCACCTTcagatcatgtataaatatacatttcccaaaaaaaaataaaataaaaatgttaaggaTTAATTTCTCAGTGTTTTCTCGTTTTTATCATGTGGCAGTGCGTCCTCTAGtggtgagtgtgtgtaaatgtcacTGTACCTGCGGCTGTGAAGCCCTTGACCAGCGCATGCGCCAGCTGACCCGCTCCGATGAAGCCCACACTCATTCTGACCTGTGAATAACCACAATATCACCATTAACCAGCTGAACAAAACACAGGGGTTCACGGTCGAGTCTCATACACTTATATACATCCGCTGAGGTGAAGTTAACAGAAGAACAGCATCTCGATATTTCATCTATTTCCTGATAGGATTGAATATGCAGTACACAGCAGAGACAAGGAGGAAAATGCTGAAAATTGAAAGTTTAAAAGCTGTCTAACAAACGTACCTAAAATACGATGTGCTGAAGAGCTGGTGacttatatttagtttatttcaggtttgtttgttgtgttgttcACGCTGTCTGTGAACTGCCATTACTGGAGTGTGGAGTAAAACGATTTCACCAATCACAGCACAGAAATGCTTGTGCCTCAGCCAATCACTGGAGTTTATGTGTGCGCTGCGCGTCCTGGTTGGCCAGCTCTGCTGTCAGAAAGCCAGTTGCATCACTCTTCATAAACACGTGGGCTTGTGTCAACAGAACGACAGGAAAAACTTGTGAGGGTTTGCTGCTGTAGTTTCGGTATCTTCACGGTCGTGATATTTTACTGAATTCTGTATTTTTcacgtttttaaatattatttatacacaTGTATCTTATCATGAATATATTCTTGCTCTGTTTTAACCAACTAGCTCTCAAACATATTTCTTGAGTAACCTCAGGACAGCGCATGTTTATATAATTCTCATTTTTCGGACATTCACATGTCTCTGAATCTTcccttgtgaaaaaaaaatagatttattgtatacaatagtgtttttgaagcatactatagtaaagtaggcCTACTTGAATTCATCTGTCTTCTGCAACTAGggcagggtgtgaattacagcgggtttgggggggattgacccccctaacTAATGCTTGATCCCCCTTGACGGACATCAAAACAACATGCATGGGGGGGTCAGTCCTctaatagtgagaaatagtttgctctgatctgtatctttgataatattaataattaaaataatagataatatgaaTATACATTTGagcacccctataatggttcataccattgtgaatggcAATCAGTTAGCgccagaaaaaaatctgaaacctGAAACCAGCAGTTCACCGATAGACACCGTaagacacttttcttgtaaatagctgtttgtttttattcattcattcatttccttttcattcatttcgttattaatctggggtcgccacagcggaatgaaccaccaacttatccagcatatgttttacgcagcggatgccctttcggctgcaaccaaacactgggaaTCCTCCATacacatcattcacacacatacactacgcacaattttagcttacccaattcacctgtagatgtctttggacttggggaaatcggagcacccaaaggaaacccacgcaaacgcagggagaacatacaaactccacacagaaatgccaactgacccagccgaagcttgaaccagcgaccttcttgctgtgaggccacagcactacctactgcgccaccgtgtcgccccgtttgtttttacataaagcctaaaagtaaagtcaaatcagctgtatagtttgacctacagtaaaatCTAAAATAGCAAATCAGAAGACACTGTAGGCCAGACTA contains:
- the pycr1a gene encoding pyrroline-5-carboxylate reductase 1a, producing MSVGFIGAGQLAHALVKGFTAAGVIATHRITASSPDTDLPTVIGLRKMGAYFTTSNKETVSKSDVLFLAVKPHIIPFVLDEIGPDIKDRHLIISCAAGVTISSIEKKLLQYRSAPKVIRCMTNTPVVVREGATVYATGTHAEVEDGKLLEQLMASVGYCTEVEEDLIDAVTGLSGSGPAYAFTAVDALADGGVKMGLPRRLAVRLGAQALLGAAKMLLESEQHPGQLKDNVASPGGATIHALHVMESGGFRSLLINAVEASCIRTRELQYLADQEKISPAAIKKTTLDKVLQQPGVTAAGVGVRTGINLFNSTNPKHKKN